A stretch of DNA from Paenibacillus sp. FSL W8-0186:
TGCAAAAAGCGCATGATCAAGGCATCAAGGTCATCGCCTATGACCGCCTGATCATGAACAGCGAATACGTAGATTACTACGCCACCTTCGACAACTTCAAGGTCGGCGTGCAGCAGGCCTCTTATATCGAGGAGAAGCTTGGCCTGAAGGAAGGCAAAGGGCCGTTCAATATCGAGCTGTTCGGCGGCTCGCCGGACGATAACAACGCTTATTTCTTCTATAACGGCGCGATGTCCATTCTTCAGCCGTACATCGATTCCGGCAAGCTGGTCGTGCGCAGCAATCAGACAAAAATGGAGCAAATCGCCACCCTGCGCTGGGACGGGGCTACCGCTCAGGCGCGCATGGATAATCTGCTGAGCGCTCACTATGCGACAGAGAACGTCGATGCGGTTCTCTCCCCTTATGACGGCATCAGTATCGGAATCCTCTCTTCCCTGAAAGGCGTCGGATACGGCTCCGGCAATAAGCCAATGCCGATCGTTACCGGACAGGATGCCGAGCTGGCTTCAATCAAATCAATTTTGGCCGGCGAGCAGACGCAAACGGTCTTCAAGGATACGCGCGAGCTGGCAAAGAAAGCCGTGGGCATGGCCCTCAGCATTCTCGAAGGCACGGAAGCCGAGGTCAACGATACGGAAACCTATGACAACGGCGTGAAAGTCGTCCCTTCCTACCTGCTGGAGCCAAAATCGGTAGACAAGGACAACATTGAGCAGGAATTGGTAGAGACCGGCTACTATACCAAAGAGGAATTGGGACTGTAAAGTTGCGTGAACGCAAACGGCACATACGGCGGTGGCCTTTCCGGCCTCCGCTGTCCTTTGTACTCGAATGGAGACGAAAGGCTTGGTGAGAACTGTGAGTGACTTCATTTTGGAGATGAGAGGAATTACAAAGACATTTCCGGGCGTCAAGGCCTTGGAAAATGTGAACTTGAAGGTCAAGGAAGGCGAAGTCCACGCCCTCTGCGGGGAGAACGGCGCCGGCAAATCCACGCTGATGAAGGTGCTGAGCGGCGTCTATCCGCATGGCTCGTATGAGGGCGATATTTTGTTCCGAGGCAAGGTATGCGAATTCAAGGATATTAAGCAGAGCGAGAGCCTGGGTATCGTCATCATTCACCAGGAGCTGGCTTTGATCCCCTACCTATCCATCGCGGAAAATATTTTTCTCGGCAACGAGCAGACCAAGCGGGGCGTCATCAACTGGAACGAAACGACCGTCAAAACGAAGGAGCTGCTGGCCACGGTGGGGCTTGAAGAATCCCCCAACACCCATGTGGTCCAGATCGGAGTCGGCAAGCAGCAGCTTGTGGAAATTGCCAAGGCGCTCTCCAAGAAGGTGAAGCTGCTCATTCTGGATGAGCCGACGGCCGCTCTCAACGAGGATGACAGCGAAAATTTGCTGAACCTGATCCTGGAGCTCAAGAAGCAGGGCATTTCCTCGATCATCATTTCCCACAAGCTGAATGAAATCGAGAAGGTCGCGGATTCGATTACGATTCTGAGGGACGGCAAGACCATTCAGACGCTGGACATGCACAAGGATCAGGTGACGGAGGATGTCATCATCAAAGGAATGGTTGGCCGGGATCTCACACACCGTTATCCGGAGCGTGTACCGAACATCGGGGAGAAATTGTTTGAAGTGCAGAACTGGCAGGTCGATCACCCTGAACAGGAAGGCCGCAAAATGCTGGACGACATCAACATCCATATCCGGCGCGGCGAAATTGTCGGCGTGGCCGGTCTCATGGGGGCGGGAAGAACGGAGCTTGCAATGAGTATTTTCGGCAAGTCCTATGGAAGAAACATCCAGGGCAAGCTGCTGCTGCATGGAAAGGAAATCCGTCTGAACGATATCAGCAGTGCGATCAAACATGGCATCGCCTACGTGACGGAGGACCGCAAGCATTATGGTCTTGTATTGATCGACGATATCAAGCGCAACATTTCCCTCGCCAATTTGGGCAAGCTGTCCCGCCGCGGTGTGATTAATGAGAGCGAAGAAGTGCTGGTCGCCGAGGAATACCGGCAGAAATTAAAAATCAAGACGCCAAGCATTCTGCAGAAAACGGTCAATTTAAGCGGAGGCAACCAGCAGAAGGTCGTGCTCAGCAAATGGATCTACGCGCAGCCGGAAATTCTCATTTTGGACGAACCCACCCGCGGCATTGACGTCGGCGCCAAATACGAAATCTACTCCATCGTCAATCAGTTGGCGGATGAAGGCAAAGGCATTCTGTTCATATCCTCGGAGCTTCCCGAACTGCTCGGCATGTGCGACCGCATCTATGTCATGAGCGAAGGGCGCATTACCGGTGAAGTCCAGCGCGAGGACGCCACCCAGGAAGTACTGATGAAATCCAT
This window harbors:
- the mmsA gene encoding multiple monosaccharide ABC transporter ATP-binding protein; this translates as MSDFILEMRGITKTFPGVKALENVNLKVKEGEVHALCGENGAGKSTLMKVLSGVYPHGSYEGDILFRGKVCEFKDIKQSESLGIVIIHQELALIPYLSIAENIFLGNEQTKRGVINWNETTVKTKELLATVGLEESPNTHVVQIGVGKQQLVEIAKALSKKVKLLILDEPTAALNEDDSENLLNLILELKKQGISSIIISHKLNEIEKVADSITILRDGKTIQTLDMHKDQVTEDVIIKGMVGRDLTHRYPERVPNIGEKLFEVQNWQVDHPEQEGRKMLDDINIHIRRGEIVGVAGLMGAGRTELAMSIFGKSYGRNIQGKLLLHGKEIRLNDISSAIKHGIAYVTEDRKHYGLVLIDDIKRNISLANLGKLSRRGVINESEEVLVAEEYRQKLKIKTPSILQKTVNLSGGNQQKVVLSKWIYAQPEILILDEPTRGIDVGAKYEIYSIVNQLADEGKGILFISSELPELLGMCDRIYVMSEGRITGEVQREDATQEVLMKSMTRGRG
- the chvE gene encoding multiple monosaccharide ABC transporter substrate-binding protein, with translation MKKTTLLLLTFVLALTLTACGSKDNSGGSTKGEKGTVGIAMPTKSSERWVNDGNNMVKEFQQQGYGTDLQYGEDVVENQVSQIENMITKGVDLLVIASIDGAAITEVLQKAHDQGIKVIAYDRLIMNSEYVDYYATFDNFKVGVQQASYIEEKLGLKEGKGPFNIELFGGSPDDNNAYFFYNGAMSILQPYIDSGKLVVRSNQTKMEQIATLRWDGATAQARMDNLLSAHYATENVDAVLSPYDGISIGILSSLKGVGYGSGNKPMPIVTGQDAELASIKSILAGEQTQTVFKDTRELAKKAVGMALSILEGTEAEVNDTETYDNGVKVVPSYLLEPKSVDKDNIEQELVETGYYTKEELGL